From a single Apostichopus japonicus isolate 1M-3 chromosome 12, ASM3797524v1, whole genome shotgun sequence genomic region:
- the LOC139978005 gene encoding uncharacterized protein, with product MKDNTMNHQGSTMKYEDSTMKHQGNTMNHQGNTMKYEDSTMKDNTMNHQGNTMKYEDSTMKHQGNTMNHQGNTMKYEDSTMKHQGNTMKHQENTMKHEDSTMNHERQHHEPSRQHVETSRQHHETSRQHHEAS from the exons ATGAAAGACAACACCATGAACCATCAAGGCAGCACCATGAAATATGAAGATAGCACCATGAAACATCAAGGCAACACCATGAACCATCAAGGCAACACCATGAAATATGAAGACAGCACCATGAAA GACAACACCATGAACCATCAAGGCAACACCATGAAATATGAAGATAGCACCATGAAACATCAAGGCAACACCATGAACCATCAAGGCAACACCATGAAATATGAAGACAGCACCATGAAACATCAAGGCAACACCATGAAGCATCAAGAGAACACCATGAAACATGAAGACAGCACCATGAACCATGAAAGACAACACCATGAACCATCAAGGCAGCACGTTGAAACATCAAGACAGCACCATGAAACATCAAGGCAACACCATGAAGCATCATGA
- the LOC139978000 gene encoding double-strand break repair protein MRE11-like isoform X1: MAEKTSSHFNQRQRDGNDKCEDADDDILKILIASDCHIGYMEKDPERRNDSLNTFEELLQQAREQKVDMILLGGDLFHHNKPARYFRYHCMRLLKQYCQRDEPSPIEIIPHPDETSSFPVTNNTLTYQTPVFSVHGNHDNPSGLGNLCALDVLSEAGLINHFGKALSHESVEMCPVLIRKGQTKVALYGLGSITDKALHGMFEKGKVSMSEPPVDVQSWFSMFVIHQNRAYRGDKEYIPESFLDEKLKVKLDLVIWGHEHDCQLDPVWYKKRFRIIQPGSTIATSIVKGETKQKHMAVLEIKGRYMKCTKIPLTTVRPMYIKNLALKFAEHRLDPGDVDIESKVEEFCAEQINKMVEAVTRDNASFPKRPLLPLIKLRVDVSGGYPTFNKRRFAQQFVHKVANVRVHGHDEQNLIDFKDKDERKKGGHSSRDPETLTEKKDYIENALEDVLAEAKKGQQLKVLSANGLTELLREFVKNDTNAHPQLVDIVLAKAADHLKHTDDEKLLEEEFKKFRKARQDMQEAEVDNEVKMVLSQIPGHSSAITLAKKAPEKYRKDDQHGSGFMGALLRLNEASTSGRHRTRGRPRGRPRGRPKGTSKGASTAKSYREERAALKRKYLGISSETSSSDSSDEISSPDKMDLTPLSSPQEPEEK, encoded by the exons ATGGCAGAGAAAACGTCCAGCCATTTCAATCAGCGACAACGAGATGGAAATGACaa GTGTGAAGATGCTGACGACGATATTTTAAAAATCTTGATCG CATCTGATTGTCACATCGGGTACATGGAGAAAGACCCAGAGAGGAGAAACGATTCTCTCAATACCTTTGAGGAATTACTTCAACAAGCTCGAGAACAAAAG gtGGACATGATTCTGCTTGGAGGAGATCTATTTCATCACAACAAACCAGCCCGCTATTTCAGATACCATTGCATGAGATTGCTGAAGCAGTATTGTCAAAGGGATGAGCCCTCACCTATTGAGATTATCCCTCATCCAGATGAAACTTCAAG CTTTCCTGTTACAAATAACACACTGACGTACCAAACTCCTGTCTTCTCTGTACATGGTAACCATGACAACCCATCTGGG CTGGGAAACCTATGCGCTCTAGACGTTCTGAGTGAAGCTGGGCTGATCAACCATTTCGGGAAGGCCCTGTCTCATGAAAGCGTCGAAATGTGTCCTGTGTTGATTCGAAAGGGACAGAcgaaagtggcattgtatggctTAG GTTCTATCACAGACAAAGCTCTCCACGGTATGTTTGAAAAAGGCAAAGTATCGATGAGTGAACCACCTGTAGATGTCCAGTCATGGTTCTCTATGTTTGTGATCCATCAAAACag AGCGTATCGCGGAGACAAGGAATACATTCCCGAAAGTTTTCTGGATGAGAAGTTGAAGGTGAAGTTGGATCTGGTCATCTGGGGACATGAACACGATTGTCAACTTGACCCTGTTTGGTACAAGAAAAGGTTCCGAATTATTCAGCCCGGAAGCACCATCGCAACGTCCATCGTCAAAGGGGAGACTAAGCAAAA gCATATGGCAGTTCTGGAGATCAAAGGCAGATACATGAAATGTACAAAGATACCGCTGACCACCGTACGACCGATGTACATCAAAAATCTCGCCCTCAAGTTTGCGGAACACAGACTGGACCCGGGAGATGTTGACATCGAGTCTAAAGTAGAAGAATTCTGCGCCGAACAG ATTAACAAGATGGTGGAGGCTGTCACCAGGGACAATGCTAGCTTCCCGAAACGGCCGTTGCTACCACTCATCAAATTAAGA GTGGATGTATCAGGAGGCTACCCTACATTCAACAAGAGGAGGTTCGCACAGCAGTTTGTACACAAAGTGGCTAACGTACGAGTGCACGGCCACGACGAGCAGAACTTGATCGATTTCAAGGACAAGGACGAGAGGAAGAAAGGCG GTCACTCAAGCAGGGATCCCGAAACACTGACCGAGAAGAAGGATTACATCGAAAACGCTCTTGAAGATGTACTGGCCGAAGCCAAAAAG GGTCAACAACTGAAGGTTTTATCTGCAAATGGATTGACGGAACTGTTAAGGGAATTCGTGAAAAATGACACCAACGCCCACCCACAGTTGGTGGACATCGTACTGGCCAAGGCCGCAGACCATCTGAAGCACACGGACGACGAAAAGTTATTAGAGGAAGAG TTCAAAAAGTTCAGAAAGGCACGTCAGGACATGCAAGAGGCAGAAGTCGATAACGAAGTTAAGATGGTACTTAGCCAAATTCCAGGACATTCTTCG GCAATAACGTTGGCAAAGAAGGCTCCAGAAAAGTACAGGAAGGATGATCAGCATGGGAGCGGTTTCATGGGAGCTCTCCTCCGGTTAAACGAAGCATCGACATCTGGACGACACAGAACTAGAGGTAGACCTAGGGGTAGGCCCAGAGGGAGACCGAAAGGAACCAGTAAAGGGGCCAGCACTGCAAAATCTTACCGTGAAGAAAGAG CGGCGCTAAAACGAAAATATCTGGGCATATCGTCGGAGACCAGTAGCAGTGACAGTTCTGATGAGATCTCCAGTCCAGACAAAATGG aTTTGACTCCACTGTCTTCACCGCAGGAACCAGAAGAAAAGTGA
- the LOC139978000 gene encoding double-strand break repair protein MRE11-like isoform X2: protein MAEKTSSHFNQRQRDGNDKCEDADDDILKILIASDCHIGYMEKDPERRNDSLNTFEELLQQAREQKVDMILLGGDLFHHNKPARYFRYHCMRLLKQYCQRDEPSPIEIIPHPDETSSFPVTNNTLTYQTPVFSVHGNHDNPSGLGNLCALDVLSEAGLINHFGKALSHESVEMCPVLIRKGQTKVALYGLGSITDKALHGMFEKGKVSMSEPPVDVQSWFSMFVIHQNRAYRGDKEYIPESFLDEKLKVKLDLVIWGHEHDCQLDPVWYKKRFRIIQPGSTIATSIVKGETKQKHMAVLEIKGRYMKCTKIPLTTVRPMYIKNLALKFAEHRLDPGDVDIESKVEEFCAEQINKMVEAVTRDNASFPKRPLLPLIKLRVDVSGGYPTFNKRRFAQQFVHKVANVRVHGHDEQNLIDFKDKDERKKGGHSSRDPETLTEKKDYIENALEDVLAEAKKGQQLKVLSANGLTELLREFVKNDTNAHPQLVDIVLAKAADHLKHTDDEKLLEEEFKKFRKARQDMQEAEVDNEVKMAITLAKKAPEKYRKDDQHGSGFMGALLRLNEASTSGRHRTRGRPRGRPRGRPKGTSKGASTAKSYREERAALKRKYLGISSETSSSDSSDEISSPDKMDLTPLSSPQEPEEK, encoded by the exons ATGGCAGAGAAAACGTCCAGCCATTTCAATCAGCGACAACGAGATGGAAATGACaa GTGTGAAGATGCTGACGACGATATTTTAAAAATCTTGATCG CATCTGATTGTCACATCGGGTACATGGAGAAAGACCCAGAGAGGAGAAACGATTCTCTCAATACCTTTGAGGAATTACTTCAACAAGCTCGAGAACAAAAG gtGGACATGATTCTGCTTGGAGGAGATCTATTTCATCACAACAAACCAGCCCGCTATTTCAGATACCATTGCATGAGATTGCTGAAGCAGTATTGTCAAAGGGATGAGCCCTCACCTATTGAGATTATCCCTCATCCAGATGAAACTTCAAG CTTTCCTGTTACAAATAACACACTGACGTACCAAACTCCTGTCTTCTCTGTACATGGTAACCATGACAACCCATCTGGG CTGGGAAACCTATGCGCTCTAGACGTTCTGAGTGAAGCTGGGCTGATCAACCATTTCGGGAAGGCCCTGTCTCATGAAAGCGTCGAAATGTGTCCTGTGTTGATTCGAAAGGGACAGAcgaaagtggcattgtatggctTAG GTTCTATCACAGACAAAGCTCTCCACGGTATGTTTGAAAAAGGCAAAGTATCGATGAGTGAACCACCTGTAGATGTCCAGTCATGGTTCTCTATGTTTGTGATCCATCAAAACag AGCGTATCGCGGAGACAAGGAATACATTCCCGAAAGTTTTCTGGATGAGAAGTTGAAGGTGAAGTTGGATCTGGTCATCTGGGGACATGAACACGATTGTCAACTTGACCCTGTTTGGTACAAGAAAAGGTTCCGAATTATTCAGCCCGGAAGCACCATCGCAACGTCCATCGTCAAAGGGGAGACTAAGCAAAA gCATATGGCAGTTCTGGAGATCAAAGGCAGATACATGAAATGTACAAAGATACCGCTGACCACCGTACGACCGATGTACATCAAAAATCTCGCCCTCAAGTTTGCGGAACACAGACTGGACCCGGGAGATGTTGACATCGAGTCTAAAGTAGAAGAATTCTGCGCCGAACAG ATTAACAAGATGGTGGAGGCTGTCACCAGGGACAATGCTAGCTTCCCGAAACGGCCGTTGCTACCACTCATCAAATTAAGA GTGGATGTATCAGGAGGCTACCCTACATTCAACAAGAGGAGGTTCGCACAGCAGTTTGTACACAAAGTGGCTAACGTACGAGTGCACGGCCACGACGAGCAGAACTTGATCGATTTCAAGGACAAGGACGAGAGGAAGAAAGGCG GTCACTCAAGCAGGGATCCCGAAACACTGACCGAGAAGAAGGATTACATCGAAAACGCTCTTGAAGATGTACTGGCCGAAGCCAAAAAG GGTCAACAACTGAAGGTTTTATCTGCAAATGGATTGACGGAACTGTTAAGGGAATTCGTGAAAAATGACACCAACGCCCACCCACAGTTGGTGGACATCGTACTGGCCAAGGCCGCAGACCATCTGAAGCACACGGACGACGAAAAGTTATTAGAGGAAGAG TTCAAAAAGTTCAGAAAGGCACGTCAGGACATGCAAGAGGCAGAAGTCGATAACGAAGTTAAGATG GCAATAACGTTGGCAAAGAAGGCTCCAGAAAAGTACAGGAAGGATGATCAGCATGGGAGCGGTTTCATGGGAGCTCTCCTCCGGTTAAACGAAGCATCGACATCTGGACGACACAGAACTAGAGGTAGACCTAGGGGTAGGCCCAGAGGGAGACCGAAAGGAACCAGTAAAGGGGCCAGCACTGCAAAATCTTACCGTGAAGAAAGAG CGGCGCTAAAACGAAAATATCTGGGCATATCGTCGGAGACCAGTAGCAGTGACAGTTCTGATGAGATCTCCAGTCCAGACAAAATGG aTTTGACTCCACTGTCTTCACCGCAGGAACCAGAAGAAAAGTGA
- the LOC139978000 gene encoding double-strand break repair protein MRE11-like isoform X3, with product MILLGGDLFHHNKPARYFRYHCMRLLKQYCQRDEPSPIEIIPHPDETSSFPVTNNTLTYQTPVFSVHGNHDNPSGLGNLCALDVLSEAGLINHFGKALSHESVEMCPVLIRKGQTKVALYGLGSITDKALHGMFEKGKVSMSEPPVDVQSWFSMFVIHQNRAYRGDKEYIPESFLDEKLKVKLDLVIWGHEHDCQLDPVWYKKRFRIIQPGSTIATSIVKGETKQKHMAVLEIKGRYMKCTKIPLTTVRPMYIKNLALKFAEHRLDPGDVDIESKVEEFCAEQINKMVEAVTRDNASFPKRPLLPLIKLRVDVSGGYPTFNKRRFAQQFVHKVANVRVHGHDEQNLIDFKDKDERKKGGHSSRDPETLTEKKDYIENALEDVLAEAKKGQQLKVLSANGLTELLREFVKNDTNAHPQLVDIVLAKAADHLKHTDDEKLLEEEFKKFRKARQDMQEAEVDNEVKMVLSQIPGHSSAITLAKKAPEKYRKDDQHGSGFMGALLRLNEASTSGRHRTRGRPRGRPRGRPKGTSKGASTAKSYREERAALKRKYLGISSETSSSDSSDEISSPDKMDLTPLSSPQEPEEK from the exons ATGATTCTGCTTGGAGGAGATCTATTTCATCACAACAAACCAGCCCGCTATTTCAGATACCATTGCATGAGATTGCTGAAGCAGTATTGTCAAAGGGATGAGCCCTCACCTATTGAGATTATCCCTCATCCAGATGAAACTTCAAG CTTTCCTGTTACAAATAACACACTGACGTACCAAACTCCTGTCTTCTCTGTACATGGTAACCATGACAACCCATCTGGG CTGGGAAACCTATGCGCTCTAGACGTTCTGAGTGAAGCTGGGCTGATCAACCATTTCGGGAAGGCCCTGTCTCATGAAAGCGTCGAAATGTGTCCTGTGTTGATTCGAAAGGGACAGAcgaaagtggcattgtatggctTAG GTTCTATCACAGACAAAGCTCTCCACGGTATGTTTGAAAAAGGCAAAGTATCGATGAGTGAACCACCTGTAGATGTCCAGTCATGGTTCTCTATGTTTGTGATCCATCAAAACag AGCGTATCGCGGAGACAAGGAATACATTCCCGAAAGTTTTCTGGATGAGAAGTTGAAGGTGAAGTTGGATCTGGTCATCTGGGGACATGAACACGATTGTCAACTTGACCCTGTTTGGTACAAGAAAAGGTTCCGAATTATTCAGCCCGGAAGCACCATCGCAACGTCCATCGTCAAAGGGGAGACTAAGCAAAA gCATATGGCAGTTCTGGAGATCAAAGGCAGATACATGAAATGTACAAAGATACCGCTGACCACCGTACGACCGATGTACATCAAAAATCTCGCCCTCAAGTTTGCGGAACACAGACTGGACCCGGGAGATGTTGACATCGAGTCTAAAGTAGAAGAATTCTGCGCCGAACAG ATTAACAAGATGGTGGAGGCTGTCACCAGGGACAATGCTAGCTTCCCGAAACGGCCGTTGCTACCACTCATCAAATTAAGA GTGGATGTATCAGGAGGCTACCCTACATTCAACAAGAGGAGGTTCGCACAGCAGTTTGTACACAAAGTGGCTAACGTACGAGTGCACGGCCACGACGAGCAGAACTTGATCGATTTCAAGGACAAGGACGAGAGGAAGAAAGGCG GTCACTCAAGCAGGGATCCCGAAACACTGACCGAGAAGAAGGATTACATCGAAAACGCTCTTGAAGATGTACTGGCCGAAGCCAAAAAG GGTCAACAACTGAAGGTTTTATCTGCAAATGGATTGACGGAACTGTTAAGGGAATTCGTGAAAAATGACACCAACGCCCACCCACAGTTGGTGGACATCGTACTGGCCAAGGCCGCAGACCATCTGAAGCACACGGACGACGAAAAGTTATTAGAGGAAGAG TTCAAAAAGTTCAGAAAGGCACGTCAGGACATGCAAGAGGCAGAAGTCGATAACGAAGTTAAGATGGTACTTAGCCAAATTCCAGGACATTCTTCG GCAATAACGTTGGCAAAGAAGGCTCCAGAAAAGTACAGGAAGGATGATCAGCATGGGAGCGGTTTCATGGGAGCTCTCCTCCGGTTAAACGAAGCATCGACATCTGGACGACACAGAACTAGAGGTAGACCTAGGGGTAGGCCCAGAGGGAGACCGAAAGGAACCAGTAAAGGGGCCAGCACTGCAAAATCTTACCGTGAAGAAAGAG CGGCGCTAAAACGAAAATATCTGGGCATATCGTCGGAGACCAGTAGCAGTGACAGTTCTGATGAGATCTCCAGTCCAGACAAAATGG aTTTGACTCCACTGTCTTCACCGCAGGAACCAGAAGAAAAGTGA